The Vibrio aphrogenes genomic interval CCATTAATTGGGTAATGCCTGAATAGCGGTTAAACTTGTCACCAAACTTCGAAAACTGCATAACGTCCTAACTCAACCTCACTGTTGTGTATTCTTACCTACAATTTTTTAACATAGGTTTTCCTGTCAGAACATACTTGATTGTGTGGATGATAGGAAGAGGCTAAATAAACTTATCCCAATTAATCGCGGTAATTCTTTCATCGGCAATATACACCAACACATCGCCTTGCTTGATGCCATGTTCAAGTGGTGGATTTAACGTGAGTCCATCGCCATGATTGACCGCGATCAGGATGGCATCATATTGCTGTTTAAAGCGAGAAAAAACACTACTAAAGCTGGTGGGTTGGCCTTGGTATTTGACCATGTATTGCGTCATGCCGAGTGCGTTATTGACTAACTCGTAATGCAATTGGCTTGAGCCAGGGTCGACTGCTGATTTGGCGATCATTTCAGAGGCAATCGACGGAATGCATTCGACATTTTTGCAATGTTGTTTGAGTAGTGTACCTAAGTGCGCATCACGAAAGTAGGTGACAATATGGGCTGTAGGGTTTTCGTTGGCGCAATTTAATCCTGCCGCCATAATGTCATTATCGTTATCTAAATCAATGATGATGGTTTTAGCTTGAGTTAATCCGGCTTTAGCCAGCCCTTTTTCATCAGTAAAGGAATTGACGTGCACAAACTCTATTTGGCTAGGAAATGGGTTTTCTATGTCTAATGCTGAGCATAAAACAATATCTTGGCGACTGTGTTTTATTTCATGTAACAGCATTTCAATAAGATGTGGAGTACGGTCTTCGCTCCAACCTAAAATTAAAATATGGTTTTCTACATTCACTTTTTTATGCCCCAGTAATCGTGCTTTCCATAACATGATTGCGCGAGTCGCTAATCGACCCACCACAATTGCGAATAATCCCACCCCACCCGGAATGATAAATAGAGCGGTAACCCATTTACCCATTTCAGTTTGTGGTGACATATCGCCATAACCTACGGTTGAGCCTGTCACCATGATGTAATAGATAAAATCAGAGAGGGGTAAGAGTGAGTGCTCATTAGCGAGATAGAGTAATCCCCACGCCAGTAATAAATAGCCAGCTAATGCTAAGAGTAGGTTTTGTCCCGACAAGCGATTAAATTTGGCGGTAAACCAGCGATGAAGTTGCTGCAATACAGGCACAAGAATCCTTTCTATGTGATTGGTATAAAAACAGTGAGGGATAAAAAAAGTCCAAGCTCATTACCCTAGCTTGGACTTAGTTTAGTGTCTTTTCGGCCGTTTACAAAGATACCTACTATGACTTATGTGATCGCTGTGCGGCGGACTTACTTTTGTAAGAGTGAAATATCCGCTATCTGCAAGAACAAGTTACGTAGATTATTCAAAAGCGTAAGTCGGTTTTTCTTCAACGCTTCATCATCAGCCATTACCATCACGTTATCGAAGAAGGCATCAACCGGTTCACGAAGATCGGCCAACTTGCTCAGTGCTTGTTGGTAGTCACCTGTCGCAAAGGCTGGCTCTAACGCTTCGGTCATCACTTCAACATTTTCAGCTAATGCTTTTTCTGCGTCTTCTTGTAGTAGTGATAAGTCGATGTCAGCCGCTAATTCACCATCAAATTTCGCGAGGATATTACCCACACGTTTGTTGGCAGCGGCCAGTGACTCAGCGGCATCTAATTCACGGAAATGAGAAACTGCTTTGACACGTTGATCGAAATCCAATGGCTTAGTTGGACGACGCGCCAATACC includes:
- a CDS encoding potassium channel family protein; the encoded protein is MPVLQQLHRWFTAKFNRLSGQNLLLALAGYLLLAWGLLYLANEHSLLPLSDFIYYIMVTGSTVGYGDMSPQTEMGKWVTALFIIPGGVGLFAIVVGRLATRAIMLWKARLLGHKKVNVENHILILGWSEDRTPHLIEMLLHEIKHSRQDIVLCSALDIENPFPSQIEFVHVNSFTDEKGLAKAGLTQAKTIIIDLDNDNDIMAAGLNCANENPTAHIVTYFRDAHLGTLLKQHCKNVECIPSIASEMIAKSAVDPGSSQLHYELVNNALGMTQYMVKYQGQPTSFSSVFSRFKQQYDAILIAVNHGDGLTLNPPLEHGIKQGDVLVYIADERITAINWDKFI